A genomic window from Elaeis guineensis isolate ETL-2024a chromosome 3, EG11, whole genome shotgun sequence includes:
- the LOC105041655 gene encoding uncharacterized protein, with protein sequence MSRIPKWKTEKTKVKVVFRLQFHATHIPQPGWDKLFVSFIPADVGKVTAKTNKANVRNGNCKWSDPIYETTRLLQDSRSKKYDEKLYKLVVAMGSSRSSLLGEANINLANFADALKPSSIALPLHGCDFGTVLHVTVQLLSSKTGFREFEQQRELSVKGFQTTSSQRSHDPAEIVPASSEVASDLTDKVNARVRFREDFAGLPSLEEAGESNEDYEDSAAGVDGSSYTSDSLYAEKNDIPNTHEIDNFKRTISGDVGEFTLGQIQSPRPEKEDQHGSQLSTQGSTDWRHGWSSDYSVDNDLATAYEENNRLRVRLEVAESAFLQLKMEARSLQHITDELGAETQNLAQQLSVELASGEQLTREVSLLKLECSKLKNDLEEIKSVKVKQQIPERRNTFPPKMTYDLADTSFDDKLGGNVLSADQDCMLHNLRVKWLQDLLLIEDKVREIQNKACLGCHGSDFDFLHGDFEVLEYVLNNLKQGIVKGEGLERSCSDYHCPEVMVHALSGSHQVFHEHEPLRKNLDAATKMEEKMCELLQKLEESKTEKENLMKKMDQMGCYYEAFIQEVEANHKQALKELETFRNEHSSCLYTISVLQGQIEEMNEQLMRFAEDKESLESHGKELERRAIASETALKRVRQNYSVAVDRLQKDLELLSFQVLSMYETNENLAKQAFTDSPQLFYEHYPEENSEEARSCMHKDHVLTSFHQEQSKPVFARIQAETVSTKAELESSLLQNGVSEHISYKMDGKVSQTGMPTNIEVQLKDEAYEREIIQAKKDFVFCVNLSPETERNKKLPERFISHNSKHDPQLPHKAEPVQTCTEVGNLQLDDENSIEEMGLSFHKLKELLSETEAELSEMNMHNMHWKVFSEVLQETLCDVYDGIRHLKDKMVELAQQLEHSTDMKELLMLKLANALDEARILREDEANCISKCDDLSMKNQILEAKLEDVSEENKFLTQNIAEHEKLILEYRAYESKYKSCAEERKEFENLLKEESRQKSCLQNEISSMIDDFNALKEAFDQQFSANVDLQKTVTYLQEKLVDLCSSLIHSNEKIDGLAFDGISLQHDLENKNYIAVFICFKQFQQEACKKILQFLQEKKEMEEQRDIAKLSLHKTESQIVSMKQKFESDLEEISEKLDLSNTFVEKLQLESQDIAEKLKISSAAEEKNASENRELSSKLAVLEIELQHATDENRDLAQKLLVVGSVNEELERTKISLMNCMQEKRVLLMSVQSGNEASVQMENEIRSLKETLKRAHQDLQIERSLREESEAEVTSLISQLMEKDQQLLSFEEHKSQSVHLKKRVLDLETANIGLQHLLLQNEEDQTKLEDENLFLYNKVATVENHLEAILENSLAAEFKVTYMRSQFHTRMQELVHQLKTLERDLQELHLKHADAKVLLETHMTGKAQLADENARLSTALHSLKSEFESIVCEKEGLLDYINKYKATSTEDEDKKARAAAIGAGSLERQKYEDEIWQLKNMLASFEEEVDNLKMSRCELEIMGIILRSKLDEQQMQISFLEEGVHELGKLREQHNELSYRLSEQILKTEEFKNLSIHLRELKDKADAECHQAREKREMEGSSFAIQESLRIAFIKEQCESKLQELRNQLYVSKKYAEEMLLKLQNALDEVESRKKTEVALAKRIEELSMKISDLETELQTVTTDRRELVKAYDRMKAELQCTMLNLDCCKEEKLKLEASLQECNEERTKIRIELDLVNQFLENMMSTEDPQSQGDHESIIGKSTSIEQLLGDSGSGLSAVYQGARNSRGSCSGKDTVTTAMMEPLENVVKDKVLNTSSMLSSCGDLEDVQPTCSNASSHLSPQPSSQVLQDTRSALEPEIVLKNHTEGIAGFEEHIKEQQRLKAGMELLQKELEKLRNENLSSLLPLEDHHLDPSIQHLQREVSHLDMANEHLRSIFPSFKELPGSGNALERVLALEVELAEALQTEKKSDIRFQSSFLKQHNDKAAIFQSFRDINELIHDMLESKRRHAAVETELKEMQGRYSQLSLQFAEVEGERQKLIMTLKNRVPKKS encoded by the exons ATGTCGAGGATTCCGAAGTGGAAAACTGAAAAGACAAAAGTGAAAGTGGTTTTTCGACTACAGTTTCATGCTACACAT ATTCCTCAGCCTGGATGGGACAAATTATTTGTGTCCTTCATCCCAGCTGATGTAGGAAAAGTGACTGCAAAGACGAACAAAGCAAATGTGAGGAATGGAAACTGTAAATGGTCAGATCCAATCTATGAAACTACAAGACTTCTGCAAGACTCAAGGTCCAAAAAGTATGATGAGAAGCTCTATAAGCTTGTGGTTGCCATG GGATCCTCTCGGTCTAGTCTTCTTGGGGAGGCGAACATCAACCTTGCCAACTTTGCAGATGCACTGAAGCCTTCCTCTATTGCATTACCTCTTCATGGTTGCGACTTTGGGACAGTTTTACAT GTCACAGTACagcttctctcctccaaaactggCTTCAG AGAATTTGAACAGCAAAGGGAGCTCAGTGTAAAGGGATTTCAGACAACATCAAGCCAGAGAAGTCATGATCCAGCCGAAATTGTACCAGCTTCATCAGAGGTTGCCAGTGACCTGACAGACAAG GTTAATGCAAGGGTCAGGTTCAGAGAAGATTTTGCAGGGCTTCCCTCACTTGAAGAGGCAGGGGAGTCAAATGAAGATTATGAAGACTCAGCTGCGGGAGTTGATGGTTCATCATACACATCAGACAGTTTATATGCTGAAAAGAATGATATTCCCAACACACATGAAATCGATAACTTTAAGAGGACAATATCTGGTGATGTAGGTGAGTTTACCCTCGGTCAGATTCAGAGCCCTAGACCCGAGAAAGAGGACCAGCATGGGAGTCAGCTTTCTACGCAAGGGAGCACTGATTGGAGACATGGGTGGAGTTCAGACTACTCTGTTGACAATGATCTAGCCACGGCTTATGAAGAAAACAACAGACTCAGAGTAAGATTGGAGGTAGCTGAGTCAGCTTTTTTACAGCTTAAAATGGAAGCAAGGTCATTACAACACATCACTGATGAATTAGGTGCCGAAACACAAAACTTGGCTCAACAGCTTAGTGTTGAGCTTGCTTCTGGAGAACAGCTGACTAGAGAAGTCTCCTTATTAAAATTGGAGTGTTCAAAACTTAAAAATgaccttgaagaaataaaatctGTTAAAGTCAAGCAGCAAATTCCTGAAAGGAGAAATACTTTTCCACCAAAGATGACATATGACTTGGCAGATACTTCATTTGATGACAAGCTTGGGGGTAATGTTCTTTCTGCAGATCAAGACTGTATGCTTCATAATTTGCGGGTCAAATGGCTCCAGGATCTGTTACTTATTGAGGATAAAGTTCGAGAAATTCAAAACAAGGCTTGCCTCGGATGCCATGGAAGTGATTTTGATTTTCTTCATGGTGATTTTGAGGTTCTAGAATATGTTCTCAATAATCTTAAGCAAGGTATTGTTAAAGGAGAGGGTCTAGAAAGATCTTGCAGCGACTATCATTGTCCAGAAGTTATGGTTCATGCTTTAAGTGGTTCTCATCAAGTATTCCATGAACATGAGCCTCTGAGGAAGAATCTTGATGCTGCAACCAAGATGGAGGAGAAAATGTGTGAACTCTTACAGAAACTGGAGGAGTCCAAAACTGAGAAGGaaaatctcatgaaaaaaatggaCCAGATGGGTTGCTACTACGAAGCATTTATTCAGGAAGTTGAGGCTAATCACAAGCAAGCACTAAAGGAGCTGGAAACCTTTAGAAATGAACATTCATCTTGTCTTTATACAATATCTGTTCTCCAAGGTCAGATTGAAGAAATGAATGAACAGTTGATGAGGTTCGCTGAAGATAAGGAGAGCTTAGAATCTCACGGCAAGGAGCTTGAGAGAAGGGCTATTGCTTCAGAAACCGCCCTTAAAAGGGTTCGTCAGAACTACTCTGTAGCAGTTGATCGTCTACAGAAAGACCTCGAATTACTCTCTTTCCAGGTTTTGTCCATGTATGAGACAAATGAAAACCTTGCAAAGCAAGCCTTCACAGATTCTCCTCAACTCTTTTATGAGCATTACCCTGAAGAAAATTCAGAAGAGGCACGATCATGCATGCACAAGGATCATGTGTTGACTTCATTTCACCAGGAGCAGTCCAAGCCAGTTTTTGCTAGAATTCAGGCTGAAACTGTATCTACAAAAGCTGAACTTGAATCATCTCTACTGCAGAATGGTGTATCAGAGCATATCAGCTACAAAATGGATGGTAAAGTCTCACAGACAGGCATGCCCACAAACATTGAAGTGCAACTCAAGGATGAAGCATATGAACGTGAAATTATTCAGGCGAAGAAAGATTTTGTATTTTGTGTTAATCTGTCTCCAGAGACAGAGAGAAACAAAAAACTTCCTGAAAGATTCATCAGCCATAACTCTAAGCATGATCCTCAATTACCTCATAAAGCTGAACCTGTTCAGACATGTACTGAAGTAGGCAACCTCCAATTGGATGATGAAAATAGCATAGAAGAGATGGGGTTATCGTTTCATAAGCTGAAAGAGCTTCTCTCAGAAACAGAAGCTGAACTCTCAGAAATGAATATGCATAACATGCACTGGAAAGTTTTCTCAGAGGTTTTACAGGAAACTCTGTGTGATGTATATGACGGGATAAGGCACTTGAAGGACAAGATGGTCGAACTTGCACAGCAGCTAGAACATTCAACTGACATGAAGGAATTGTTGATGCTGAAGCTGGCAAATGCATTGGATGAGGCCAGAATATTGAGGGAGGATGAAGCTAATTGCATCTCTAAATGTGATGATTTGTCaatgaaaaatcagattttggAAGCAAAACTGGAAGATGTCTCAGAAGAGAATAAGTTTCTTACTCAAAATATTGCAGAGCATGAAAAATTGATTCTGGAATACAGAGCTTACGAAAGTAAATATAAGTCTTGTGCTGAAGAAAGGAAAGAATTTGAAAACTTGCTAAAAGAAGAAAGCCGTCAAAAAAGCTGTCTTCAGAATGAAATTAGCTCTATGATTGATGACTTCAACGCATTGAAGGAAGCATTTGATCAGCAGTTCTCTGCAAATGTTGATCTGCAGAAAACTGTTACTTATCTTCAGGAGAAATTGGTGGATTTATGCTCCAGTTTGATTCATTCCAATGAGAAAATTGATGGCCTTGCTTTTGATGGCATATCTCTACAACATGATCTGGAAAACAAGAACTACATAGCTGTCTTCATATGTTTCAAGCAGTTCCAGCAAGAAGCATGTAAGAAAATACTACAGTTTCTTCAGGAGAAGAAAGAGATGGAAGAACAAAGAGATATCGCTAAACTTTCACTACATAAGACGGAATCACAAATTGTTTCCATGAAGCAGAAGTTTGAATCTGATCTAGAAGAGATATCGGAGAAGCTAGATTTGTCCAACACCTTTGTAGAAAAGCTTCAACTTGAATCACAAGACATTGCAGAGAAGCTAAAGATTAGCTCAGCTGCTGAAGAGAAAAATGCATCAGAAAACAGAGAGTTGTCATCAAAACTTGCAGTTCTGGAAATTGAACTACAACATGCTACTGATGAAAACAGGGATCTTGCTCAGAAGCTGCTGGTAGTGGGGAGTGTCAATGAGGAACTTGAAAGGACAAAAATCAGTCTTATGAATTGCATGCAGGAGAAAAGAGTGTTGTTGATGTCTGTACAGTCCGGAAATGAGGCATCCGTTCAGATGGAAAATGAGATTAGAAGTCTAAAAGAAACTCTAAAACGTGCCCATCAAGATCTGCAGATTGAAAGAAGCTTGAGAGAGGAATCTGAGGCTGAAGTCACAAGTCTTATATCACAACTGATGGAGAAAGATCAGCAGTTGCTATCTTTTGAAGAACATAAGTCTCAATCAGTCCATCTCAAGAAAAGGGTTTTGGATCTAGAAACTGCAAATATTGGGTTGCAGCATCTTCTGTTGCAGAATGAAGAAGACCAAACAAAATTAGAAGATGAgaatttgtttctttacaataaaGTTGCCACTGTGGAAAATCACTTGGAAGCTATCCTTGAAAATTCATTAGCAGCTGAATTTAAAGTTACCTATATGAGAAGTCAATTCCACACCAGGATGCAGGAGCTTGTTCATCAACTCAAGACATTGGAGAGGGACCTTCAGGAGCTTCATTTAAAACATGCAGATGCTAAAGTCTTGCTAGAAACACATATGACTGGTAAAGCACAATTAGCTGATGAAAATGCAAGACTATCCACAGCTCTGCACTCATtgaaatctgaatttgaaagtaTTGTTTGTGAAAAAGAAGGCCTTCTGGATTACATTAACAAATACAAGGCAACATCTACAGAAGATGAAGATAAGAAGGCCAGAGCTGCGGCTATTGGAGCTGGTAGTCTAGAAAGGCAAAAGTACGAAGATGAAATTTGGCAGCTGAAAAATATGCTGGCCAGTTTTGAAGAAGAGGTGGATAATTTGAAAATGTCTAGATGTGAGTTAGAAATTATGGGAATAATACTCAGATCCAAATTGGATGAACAGCAAATGCAGATATCATTTCTTGAGGAAGGTGTCCATGAGTTGGGGAAGTTAAGAGAGCAACATAATGAGCTCAGTTACAGACTCTCTGAACAGATTTTGAAGACCGAAGAGTTTAAGAACCTGTCTATCCATCTTAGAGAACTGAAAGATAAAGCAGATGCTGAGTGTCATCAAGCTCGTGAAAAAAGGGAGATGGAGGGATCATCATTTGCCATTCAGGAATCACTGAGAATTGCTTTTATCAAAGAGCAGTGTGAGTCTAAGCTTCAAGAGCTGAGAAATCAATTGTATGTCTCTAAAAAATATGCAGAAGAAATGCTATTGAAATTGCAAAATGCTCTTGATGAAGTTGAAAGCAGAAAGAAAACTGAGGTTGCCCTTGCAAAGAGAATTGAGGAGCTGTCAATGAAAATCTCAGACTTGGAAACTGAACTACAGACAGTTACGACTGATAGAAGAGAATTGGTCAAAGCTTATGACAGAATGAAGGCTGAACTGCAGTGTACTATGTTGAATCTTGACTGCTGCAAGGAAGAAAAGCTAAAGCTTGAAGCTTCTTTGCAGGAGTGCAATGAGGAAAGAACAAAAATCAGAATTGAACTCGACTTGGTGAACCAATTTTTAGAGAACATGATGTCAACTGAAGATCCCCAGTCGCAAGGAGACCATGAATCTATTATTGGCAAATCTACATCAATTGAGCAACTTTTGGGTGATAGTGGTTCTGGTTTATCAGCTGTCTACCAAGGGGCACGAAATTCTAGAGGTAGCTGTTCTGGAAAAGATACTGTAACCACTGCTATGATGGAACCCTTAGAAAATGTTGTCAAAGACAAAGTCCTAAACACAAGTTCTATGTTAAGCTCATGTGGAGATTTGGAAGATGTACAGCCAACATGCAGCAATGCAAGTTCGCATCTGAGTCCTCAACCAAGCTCACAGGTCTTACAG GATACCAGAAGTGCACTTGAACCAGAGATTGTGTTGAAGAATCATACAGAAGGAATTGCTGGTTTCGAGGAGCATATCAAAGAACAGCAAAGATTGAAGGCTGGCATGGAGCTCCTTCAAAAAGAG TTGGAAAAGCTGAGGAATGAGAATTTGTCTTCTTTGCTTCCATTAGAAGATCATCATTTGGATCCTTCCATTCAGCATTTACAAAGAGAAGTGTCACATCTAGACATG GCAAATGAACATTTGAGAAGCATTTTTCCTTCGTTTAAAGAACTTCCTGGCAGTGGCAATGCATTGGAAAGGGTTCTTGCATTGGAAGTTGAGCTTGCAGAAGCACTGCAGACAGAGAAAAAATCAGACATTCGCTTCCAGAG CTCATTTTTGAAGCAACATAATGATAAAGCAGCAATATTCCAAAGCTTCAGAGACATCAATGAACTAATACATGATATGCTTGAGTCGAAGAGGAGGCATGCTGCTGTAGAAACTGAGCTGAAAGAAATGCAGGGCCGATACTCGCAGCTTAGCCTGCAGTTTGCTGAGGTGGAGGGAGAGAGACAGAAGCTCATAATGACACTAAAAAACagagtacctaagaaatcataG